The following are encoded together in the Acidobacteriota bacterium genome:
- a CDS encoding fumarate hydratase, whose amino-acid sequence LRPNAVNPITGKNSGNNVGVNAPFFHFHQWAEPYTRVRVMLKGGGSENVGAQYRLPDTSIGAGRDLKGIKKCILDAVLKAQGFGCSPGAIRVGIGGDRMTSYLLSKEQFFRRLGSVNEDATLARMETELCGKLNELNIGPMGFGGKTTVLGVHIGAQHRHPATFFVAITYMCWAYRRKTMTIRDGEVRYED is encoded by the coding sequence ACCTGCGCCCCAACGCGGTGAATCCCATCACCGGCAAGAACTCCGGCAACAACGTCGGCGTCAACGCCCCGTTCTTTCACTTCCACCAATGGGCGGAGCCGTACACGCGCGTCCGGGTGATGCTCAAGGGCGGCGGCAGCGAGAACGTGGGCGCCCAGTACCGGCTCCCCGACACGAGCATCGGTGCCGGTCGCGACCTGAAAGGGATCAAGAAGTGCATCCTGGACGCCGTGCTCAAGGCGCAGGGGTTCGGCTGCTCGCCGGGGGCCATCCGCGTCGGGATCGGCGGCGACCGGATGACGTCGTACCTGCTGTCCAAGGAGCAGTTCTTCCGCCGGCTGGGCTCCGTCAACGAGGACGCGACCTTGGCCCGGATGGAGACGGAACTCTGCGGCAAGCTCAACGAGCTGAACATCGGCCCCATGGGGTTCGGCGGCAAAACCACCGTTCTGGGCGTGCACATCGGCGCCCAACACCGCCACCCGGCCACCTTCTTCGTGGCCATCACCTACATGTGCTGGGCGTACCGGCGCAAGACCATGACCATCCGCGACGGGGAGGTGCGCTATGAAGATTAG